Genomic DNA from Desulfonema ishimotonii:
AGTGCATGAGTTCTGCTCATGCGCGTGTCAGAAAACTCATGCACTCTGGTGAATCTGTCAAAACCTTTCAAATAATCACTTATAGTACTCCAACTTTGGTTTTTCCGGGTATCATTATTGCCCGGACATTTCAGAACAAATCATCCGATCAGAATTCGGCTGAAAAAACTTTGTTCGGAATAAAATTCTGTGCATAGATGTTTTGCAACAGATGTGCCCGGAAAAACCTAAATTGGAGTACTATACCATGAAACGAATTGGTCGTGTCCTACTCTGATTGAAAACACATATCTGACAGGCGTTCGCACAGAAATATGAAAGACGTATTATTTGTTATAAAATCAAAATTTTAATTCCTGTGCGCCAACTCATTTTCAATGATCGTGGGACACAACCAACGAATTCTGTTATCCCTGTAACAAAGTTATGCACAGGGGCTTTTTCCTGCGGTAAGAAGGGAATTATTTTCTGACGGGTTCCTTATGAAAAGCGTCTGACCGAAATATGACTGAATACATGACAAAAGAAAAGTAAAAATCCAAAACCACAGGCATCCGGGCCATCTCTCTTCCGATCGAAACACAAAAAGGATCAGTACCTGCTTCCTGCACTGACAGAGGTGTTGCGGCAGGCAGAGAAAAAGAATACCATACAGAAGATAAAAAATGATGTCATTTTTTCAAATGAATAGGGACATAAAAAAATAACCCAGAGTGACAGGTGATGTGATGCGAATTGTGATTATCGGAGCCGGGGCCATGGGCTCCCTGTTCGGGGCCATGCTCTCATCGGTCTCGGAAATTTGTCTTGTCGATCCGTTCGAGGCCCATGTCCGGGCCATCCGGGAAAAGGGGTTGGTTGTGGAGCAGGCGGACGGCACTTCGGAAACCTTCCGGCTGTCTGCCACGACAGAGCCTTCTGAGATCGCGGCGGGTGCGGATCTGGCGATTATCTTTACCAAATCCTGGCTGACATCGGCAGCGGCGGAAACCGCCCGGTCGCTCCTGGGAAAGAGCGGTGTCGCCCTGACCCTGCAAAACGGCGTGGGCAACCTGGATGCCATTGCGGAGGTGTTGGGCAGAAACCGCTCGGTCGCGGGTGTGACCTCTCACGGCGGCACCCTGCTGGGACCGGGCCGCGTCCGCCATGCCGGCAGGGGACCGACCTTCATTGCGGGGGCATCGCCGGATATTTCCCTCTTATCCGATATCGCCGGAACATTCGGGGCGGCGGGCATTCAGACGGAAATTTCCGATAACCTGGACAGCCTGATCTGGGGAAAGCTGATTATCAATGTGGGGATTAACGCCCTGGCGGCCACGCTCAGGGTGCCCAACGGCATACTGGGCATCACCCCGGCATGTGAGCCGATGATGCGCCGGGCCGTTGACGAAGCGGTCACGGTGGCCGACGCTCTGGGCATCGAACTGCCGTATGACAACCCGCTGGCCCATGTGAAACAGGTCTGCGAGATGACCGCCGCCAACCGGGCCAGCATGTTGCAGGATGTGCTGCGGGGGGCGCGGACCGAGGTGGGCGTGATTAACCGGGCCATTGTCAGAAGGGGGGAAGCCCTGGGCATTCCGACCCCGTACAACCTGTTTCTGTCGGAGGTGATCGAGGCGCTGGAGGCGACATCGGCAGAGCGCTGTCTCTGATTTCCGCAGGCGGGCGCAGATCCCGGCAGGGATTGCGCCTGTTCCGACGGGGAGTCCGTAAAATTCTGCTGCGTGTGAATTTTTTTGATGGCCTGTTTCTGATGATTTAACTGCCTGATTTCAGATTGCGGGAAGACCGGATACATCATAAACCACCTTCCGGCCACGTTTCCATTGAAAAATATTTTTCTTTCAAGCTCTTCCATTCAACTGTTTCTTCCCGAAGTCGGGACATAATATCCCATATTTTTTCTGCAACTTCGGGATATGCTCTATAAAACTGATGGGAGAAAAGTAAGCAATAAGGCTTTGAAACCAGAGGCGGTTTCAGTTGTTTTATATTTTTATCAGCGGAGTTCATTTATGAGGTTTTAGGGAATTTCGGCAGTGCCCTGCTCTGGTTGAAAAATCCTGTCCGCCGGGCTTTTGCGATCTGCTTCCGAATCAGTGCGTTGGCAAACGGGCAGTGCCCCGTTTCAATTATCGTGGATTTCGCAAAATAAAACTGCCCATGTCCGGCATGGGTATCTCAGAATTTTCCTGCTCACGATAAGGCATCGGGGAGCCCTGCGCTCCCCTGATTCGGCCTTCCTGCGGGCGGTTTTTTTGTGCAGAACGCCCTGAATCATCGGGTGTTTCCTTTTATGAAACGGGAAGAGGCGGATTTGAAGGCCGGGTCTGCGTTTTTTAAAGCCGTCCCTCCTCCACCCCGTGACAGGCCACACAGGCCCCGGAGTCCAGTTGCGTCAGGACGGGCACTTCCTCGGCACATCTCTCATTGGCATAGGTGCAACGCCCATGAAAGACGCACCCGGACGGCAGCCGGATCGGCGTCGGCACCTCGCCTCTGAGCCGGATATGCGCCTGTTTTTTCTGTCCCAGCCGGGGGATGGCGCTGAGCAGGGCCTGGGTATAGGGATGCCGGGGGGTATCGAAAAGCGCTCTGCCCGTCGCCAGCTCACACAGGTTGCCCAGGTACATGACCGCCACGCGGGAGCTGATGTGGGCCACCACGGAGAGATCGTGGGTGATGAACATGTAGGTCAGCCCGCGCTCCTCACGGGCGTCCATGAGCAGGTTCAGAATCTGGGCCTGAATGGAGACGTCCAGGGCTGAAATCGGCTCGTCCGCCACGATAAACTCCGGGTCCACCATCAGCGCTCTGGCGATGCTGATGCGCTGACGCTGTCCCCCGGAAAATTCATGGGGATACCGTCCCGACCACCGGGGATCAACGCCCACCTGCTCCATCACCGCCGCCACCCTGTCTCTGACCTCGCTGCCGGAAATGGCGCTGTTGTGAAAAAACACCGGCTCCTCCAGCGTCTGACGGACCGTCATCCTGGGGTTGAGGGAGGCATAGGGGTCCTGAAAGATCATCTGCATCCGGGACCGGTAGGGCAGCATCTGCTTCGGCGACAGGTGGTCGATCCGGTTTTTGCCGTAATAGATCTCACCGCTGTTGGGCGGGTAAAGGCCCATGACGGTCCGCGCCAGGGTCGATTTGCCGCAGCCGCTCTCCCCGACTACGCTGAAGATTTCGCCGGAGGTGATGGAGAAGCTGACGTTATTGACTGCCTTTACCGTCGTCTTTTTCCGGGTGAATTTTCCCCCGGAGAATGAAATCTGTTCCAGCAGGCCGCCGGAGATATCAAAATGCTTTACAAGATTTTTAAGCGTTAAAAGTGCGTTGTTCATGGGATATCAGGTGTTGAAGGTATCAGGGTTTCAGTCAGAGGTAACCGGCCGCAGCGCCCACGCCCTCTCAGAAAGCGGGGCCTCACTGTCCGTCCGCTTATTTGACCAGATGGCAGGCCACCCGGCGCTGATGATCTTCGATGTCGGTCAGCGGCGGGATCTCTTTGTCGCACAGGTCCACGCGGACCTCACAGCGGGGGTGGAAGGCGCAGCCGGACGGCATGTCGGTCAGGCTCGGCATGACGCCGGGGATCTGATTGAGCCGCGCCCCCTGCCTCAGGCTGCCGGGAAGCGCCCGGATCAGCCCCTGGGTATAGGGATGGCGCGCATTGTGAACAATGGCCTCGGTTGGCCCGGCTTCGACGATTTTTCCCGCATACATCACCGCAATTTTCTGGGTGACCTGGGAGACAACGCCCAGATCGTGGGTGATGAGGATCAGCCCCATCTCTTCGGACTCGCAAAGCTCCAGAAGCAGGTCCATGATCTCGGCCTGTATGGTCACATCCAGGGCTGTGGTCGGCTCATCCGCAATGATCAGGGCCGGGTCGGTCAGCAGGGCAATGGCAATGACGATCCGCTGGCGCATCCCGCCGGAAAACTCGTGGGGATACTGTTTCAGGCGCTTTTCCGGTGAGGGGATGTAGACCTTTTTCAGCTTTTCCAGCGCAATGGCCTCGGCCTCTTCCTTTGAAATGTTCCGGTGGGCATGAAGGGTTTCCACCATCTGTGTGCCGATGGTCAGAACCGGATTGAGGGTCATCATGGGGTCCTGAAAAATCATGCTGATGCGGTTGCCCCGGATATGGCGCATCTCCTCATCGGACAGGCGGTTGAGGGCACGGCCCTCGAAGAGAATCTCCCCCCCGGAGATATGCCCCGGTTTGCTGATGAGGTTGATGATGGCAAAGCCGGTCACCGATTTGCCTGCCCCGCTTTCGCCCACCAGGCCGAGGCGCTCTCCCCTGTCCAGGGTGAAGCTGACGCCGTCAATGGCCGTCAGATCGCCGAACCGCAGCGCGAACCGGACCTCCAGGTCTTTGACTTCCAGTAGGTATTCCATAATCTGTTTATGACTTTCTTCCGTCTTTTATTACGGCAGTGTGTGATTCACGGTTGTCGGTCCGACGCCGCCGTGTTCCCAGGCTCCGCCCAAATGCCATTACGCCAAGCTCTTTTCCGCCGTTCGCCCGGCAATGAATTGCCGGGCTATTTTCGGATGTCCCTTCGGGACATTTGCATATCGTTCCAACGCTCCGCGTCCCGTCATCGACCAAAACGGTAGGACGGGGTTACGTCCCCGTCGGATATGATCGCCAATTTTGAAAAATAAAAAAAATCCGGTCGGCGGGGGACACCGTTCGGCGGGGACGTAACCCCGCCCTACCGTCCCACATGGGTATTTTTATTTCACGAAAATCCCTTATTGGCCGCGAAATTTTCCGCATCCTAAAATTCCCTTTTACCGAGACAGCATTTTTTGTACTTCTTGCCGCTGCCGCAGGGGCAGGGTTCATTCCGACCGATCTTCTTCTTTTTTCCGGTGACCTGACTCAGCTTATCGGCAAGGCCCGGATACTGGTCCAGAATCCCCGGATAGGAGGCCTCGGTTTCCCGCTTCTCCCTGACGCCCATCTCGATCTCAACATCCTCGATGTCCCCGGCCACTATAAAATCCACCCGGTCATGTCCATAGGCTTCCCGGATGACCGGGAGGGCTTCCGTGGCCCGGAGATCAATCAGTCCCCATATGACAGAGCCGTTCATTTCAGGCGGGTTTTCCATAAAATTTTCCAGCAGCCGTGTGAGGGCGGCCACACATGTGTCACGGGCATCGGGGTGCTTTTCGCCGATCATGTTGATACAGCTGATGGCGACCATGCGCGGCTCAATGCCATGTTCCCTGAGTTCGGCATAAGCTTCAAGATACGGAATGGCTTCCGGTCCGATCATCCCGAAAACCACCGGCATTTCGTGAACCACCCAATCGTCTTCTTCATCGGCGTACCAGAATATATCCGTTAACGGCACAATCGCCTCTGCGGCGTTCAGCTGTCCCAGCGCCCGCCAGGCGTGAACCGGCGCCCAGATTTCATCTGGCGCATCATCATCCGACTCGAAAAGGCGTTCATCCGTTGCCATGCGGATCAGTTCAGGGATATCTGCCGCTGTAATACCGAGGTTCGCATAGGTCGGCCATCCTTTGAACTTCCGGGGATTGCCATAGGTGAGCAGTTTGCTGACTGGCGGGGTGTAGTTGTTTTCACGCATCGGATCACCTCTCTTTCCGCGATTTGCAAGGGTTTATCCCGAATCCGGGGAATCGTTTTTAAGCGCTATTTCCCGATCCACTTCTCTTTCAGGGCCTGAAATTCCCCCTTTTCCATCATCTGGTGTATCCAGAGGTTCATCCAGTTCAGAAAGGCAGGATCGTCTCTTGGCACCATATAGCCGAAGTCATCCTTCGTAAAGGTGTCCCGGGGGGCAACCGCATAAAGTTCGGGCCGGTGAGCCGCCACCAGCATGGCCTCCACATTGTCCGTGATCATCACGTCCGCCTCACCGGCTGCGACCTTACCGGGGATATCCAGGTTCTTGGGAACCACGATGATCTCGGCTTGGCGGATGTTGGCACGAACGAATTTCTCATTTGTTCCGCCGGGGTTGACGCCGATTTTCACACCGGCCTGGTCAATGTCCGCCAGTGTTTTAAAGCGCTCTTTGTCGGCCTTGCGGATCAGGGGGGATTTGCCCACCCGGATGTAGGACGCGGTCAGCCCCACCACCTTCTGACGGGAAAGGGTCCGGGTGATGCCGCACATGGCCACATCATATTTTCCCTCAAGAAGCCCCCGGGTCAGGGTCTTCCATGTGGTCGCCACAAAGCGCGTCTCCACCCCCAGCGCCTCGCCCAGCTTTCTGGCCGCGTCGATATCATGGCCTTCGTACGCTTTTGTTTCAGGGTTCAGATAGCTGAAGGGCTTATAGTCGCCGGTGGTGCCCACAAGGAGATAGCCCCGCTCTGAAATCGTATCCAGCAGGGATTTCTCAGCCGCCAGGGCACTGGCCGTGATGAGAAGCGATGAAATAACAAAGGAAATAAGGGTGCGTTTGAGAAATTTCATGGATGCCTCCGTAAATCATTTATCCTATTTTAGTTTTATTAAAAATATCAGAAAATTGAAAATTTTTCACCTCTTCTGAAAAGGCGGAAAGAAAACACCGACGGTGCGTGTTGTCAAAGCACAGGGATGAAGCCCTGTGAAAAACGCTGAATTTGAAAAACCCGAAGGGACGGGCGCATATCGACAATCTCACCGGAACCCTTTGCGTCGCCGGGTAGCCGGGGGATGTCACCATCCCCAAGCCCCCTGAGAACCGGGCGTGCGACTTTCACCGCACCCGGCTCAGGCCTTGATAAGATGCCGTGAAGCATCCGGCAGTTGCCGCAGGAGCCGTTGCAGTCCGCAGACTTTGCTTTTGTCTCCTGCTTTTACTGCCTTCACGATACGGGCCTGCAGGCGTTTTACAATGCCGATGGCGGTCTGCCAGTTAATGGCGTTCCAGCCATAGGCGCTGCTCAGGAGGCCGTCAATGTGCTGTTCAGCCATTGTCTGTCCGTGCCTTTCCGATTCAAACGACCCAAACCTTTCTCGTGATCCGAGACCAGCCGGAAGTCTGCGCCCTTTCGGGCCGGGGTAAATCTTGAGCCCCTGTCCGCCCCGTTACAAGGCGGCCTTCGCTTTCTCCGGCCTCCTCTGCCCACAGCACCCCCGTCAGCTTGCCTTGCGGTTCGCTTTCCCAAAGGGAGAGATACGGGCTTACCACGTTCCGCTGAGAATACATCTGATGACCTGGGATCTGCCTGTCCGCCGGGGGATTTTATCGGCTGCGCGGGGCGAAACCCGAACGCCCTGCCCGTACCCCATACCTTTTTGGTTCAGGCCTGTCAGCGCCTTTGGCCTGTTGGTCGCTCACGACGTTTATCAGCAGTTCACATATGTTATCCGTATCATCGTTCCCGGCTCCCGATCCGGCCTGACGCTGCCAGATCTGAGATCGCCTCACGGGTCTCTCTCCCGGAGAATTTTCTCCGCGGGCTTCGTTGTCCCCTGAGCTTCACACAATCCCGTTGCCGGGAGTGCATGTCAGGGTGGGAAACTGTTTGCAGCAAAACAGGTTTGTTTTGTTCAATAAAAAACAAAATAACCAATATTATCAGCTACTTGCGTGTAGC
This window encodes:
- a CDS encoding SEC-C metal-binding domain-containing protein — its product is MRENNYTPPVSKLLTYGNPRKFKGWPTYANLGITAADIPELIRMATDERLFESDDDAPDEIWAPVHAWRALGQLNAAEAIVPLTDIFWYADEEDDWVVHEMPVVFGMIGPEAIPYLEAYAELREHGIEPRMVAISCINMIGEKHPDARDTCVAALTRLLENFMENPPEMNGSVIWGLIDLRATEALPVIREAYGHDRVDFIVAGDIEDVEIEMGVREKRETEASYPGILDQYPGLADKLSQVTGKKKKIGRNEPCPCGSGKKYKKCCLGKREF
- a CDS encoding transporter substrate-binding domain-containing protein; translated protein: MKFLKRTLISFVISSLLITASALAAEKSLLDTISERGYLLVGTTGDYKPFSYLNPETKAYEGHDIDAARKLGEALGVETRFVATTWKTLTRGLLEGKYDVAMCGITRTLSRQKVVGLTASYIRVGKSPLIRKADKERFKTLADIDQAGVKIGVNPGGTNEKFVRANIRQAEIIVVPKNLDIPGKVAAGEADVMITDNVEAMLVAAHRPELYAVAPRDTFTKDDFGYMVPRDDPAFLNWMNLWIHQMMEKGEFQALKEKWIGK
- a CDS encoding ABC transporter ATP-binding protein; this encodes MEYLLEVKDLEVRFALRFGDLTAIDGVSFTLDRGERLGLVGESGAGKSVTGFAIINLISKPGHISGGEILFEGRALNRLSDEEMRHIRGNRISMIFQDPMMTLNPVLTIGTQMVETLHAHRNISKEEAEAIALEKLKKVYIPSPEKRLKQYPHEFSGGMRQRIVIAIALLTDPALIIADEPTTALDVTIQAEIMDLLLELCESEEMGLILITHDLGVVSQVTQKIAVMYAGKIVEAGPTEAIVHNARHPYTQGLIRALPGSLRQGARLNQIPGVMPSLTDMPSGCAFHPRCEVRVDLCDKEIPPLTDIEDHQRRVACHLVK
- a CDS encoding reverse transcriptase N-terminal domain-containing protein, whose product is MAEQHIDGLLSSAYGWNAINWQTAIGIVKRLQARIVKAVKAGDKSKVCGLQRLLRQLPDASRHLIKA
- a CDS encoding ABC transporter ATP-binding protein, with protein sequence MNNALLTLKNLVKHFDISGGLLEQISFSGGKFTRKKTTVKAVNNVSFSITSGEIFSVVGESGCGKSTLARTVMGLYPPNSGEIYYGKNRIDHLSPKQMLPYRSRMQMIFQDPYASLNPRMTVRQTLEEPVFFHNSAISGSEVRDRVAAVMEQVGVDPRWSGRYPHEFSGGQRQRISIARALMVDPEFIVADEPISALDVSIQAQILNLLMDAREERGLTYMFITHDLSVVAHISSRVAVMYLGNLCELATGRALFDTPRHPYTQALLSAIPRLGQKKQAHIRLRGEVPTPIRLPSGCVFHGRCTYANERCAEEVPVLTQLDSGACVACHGVEEGRL
- a CDS encoding ketopantoate reductase family protein, whose amino-acid sequence is MRIVIIGAGAMGSLFGAMLSSVSEICLVDPFEAHVRAIREKGLVVEQADGTSETFRLSATTEPSEIAAGADLAIIFTKSWLTSAAAETARSLLGKSGVALTLQNGVGNLDAIAEVLGRNRSVAGVTSHGGTLLGPGRVRHAGRGPTFIAGASPDISLLSDIAGTFGAAGIQTEISDNLDSLIWGKLIINVGINALAATLRVPNGILGITPACEPMMRRAVDEAVTVADALGIELPYDNPLAHVKQVCEMTAANRASMLQDVLRGARTEVGVINRAIVRRGEALGIPTPYNLFLSEVIEALEATSAERCL